From a region of the Cryptococcus depauperatus CBS 7841 chromosome 6, complete sequence genome:
- a CDS encoding phosphoglycerate dehydrogenase, with protein sequence MVPPVNIPQSAPRRNSVSASEPINFIPIPANTRGISAYSQSPPTGSSPRALSTFSTSPATSYLRNQTSGTFAGIARQLTAFLPSDYPTEQGHEKRQSKARILLLENINLDAADYLKQQGYEVDHVTKAYSEKELLAKLSNYQAIGIRSKTKITAKVIDANPQLLVIGCFCIGTNQVDLTHAAKRGIAVFNSPFSNSRSVAELVISEIIALSRQIIDRAHEMRAGIWNKLSKGCWEIRGKTLGIVGYGHIGSQLSVLAEAFGMNVIYYDVIPIMPLGSATQVDSLETLLSRADFITLHVPEIPDTINMMGAEQFAQMKTGAFFINNARGKVVDLSALCDALESGHLAGAAIDVFPKEPGSNGPGFNESLGDFIPRLRKAPNLILTPHIGGSTEEAQRAIGSEVSTALNRYLNQGTTIGAVNFPEVDLRAITTADERHIRVCHVHKNEPGVLRGINNVLAAHNIEKQFSDSKGDIAYLMADISGVGQEEVEGIYEAIKNTKTDILTRLLY encoded by the exons ATGGTACCTCCAGTTAACATTCCTCAAAGCGCTCCGAGAAGGAACTCAGTCTCTGCTTCTGAACCTATCAACTT TATTCCAATTCCCGCCAACACCAGAGGCATTTCTGCGTACTCGCAGTCTCCACCAACCGGCTCGTCTCCAAGAGCGCTCTCAACTTTCTCTACTTCGCCTGCTACCAGCTATCTGCGTAACCAGACATCTGGTACTTTCGCTGGTATAGCCCGCCAACTTACAGCTTTTCTGCCCTCTGATTATCCTACAGAGCAAGGCCATGAGAAGAGGCAGAGTAAGGCAAGGATACTGTTGCTTGAAAATATCAACTTGGACGCTGCTGATTACTTGAAGCAGCAGGGTTATGAA GTTGACCATGTTACCAAGGCTTATTCAGAGAAGGAGCTCCTTGCCAAATTGTCTAACTACCAGGCTATTGGTATCCGTTCCAAGACAAAAATCACCGCCAAGGTCATTGATGCCAATCCTCAACTCCTTGTTATTGGTTGTTTCTGTATAGGTACCAATCAAGTCGATCTCACACACGCTGCCAAGCGAGGTATTGCTGTCTTCAATTCTCCCTTTTCAAATTCTCGTTCCGTGGCTGAATTGGTCATTTCCGAGATTATAGCCCTGTCTAGGCAGATTATTGACAGGGCACACGAGATGCGAGCCGGCATTTGGAACAAGCTCTCCAAGGGCTGCTGGGAAATCCGAGGCAAGACACTAGGTATCGTCGGTTATGGCCACATTGGGTCTCAACTCTCGGTTTTGGCTGAAGCCTTTGGCATGAATGTCATTTACTACGATGTCATCCCCATTATGCCGCTTGGCAGTGCCACCCAAGTTGACAGCCTGGAAACCCTCCTCTCCCGAGCCGACTTTATCACTTTGCACGTTCCCGAAATCCCTGATACGATCAACATGATGGGTGCTGAACAATTTGCACAAATGAAGACTGGTGCATTCTTTATTAACAACGCCCGAGGCAAAGTTGTTGACCTCTCGGCTTTGTGTGACGCCCTTGAGTCGGGTCATCTCGCAGGTGCAGCCATCGACGTCTTCCCCAAAGAACCGGGTTCCAATGGTCCAGGGTTTAACGAGTCTCTTGGCGACTTTATTCCCCGTCTACGCAAGGCTCCCAATCTTATCCTCACTCCTCATATTGGCGGTTCTACTGAAGAAGCTCAGCGCGCTATTGGTTCTGAAGTATCTACGGCCCTCAACAGATACCTTAACCAGGGCACCACTATCGGCGCGGTCAATTTTCCAGAAGTCGACTTGCGTGCCATCACCACGGCTGATGAGAGGCATATTCGAGTTTGTCACGTTCACAAAAATGAGCCTGGTGTGCTGAGGGGTATTAATAATGTTCTCGCTGCCCATAATATTGAGAAGCAATTTTCTGATTCGAAAGGTGATATTGCATACTTGATGGCAGATATCAGTGGAGTTGgtcaagaagaggtagaagGCATATATGAAGCAATCAAGAACACCAAGACAGATATTCTGACCAGGTTACTCT ACTAA
- a CDS encoding arsenical-resistance protein, whose amino-acid sequence MTAEASADSSSFKEQADLESPCKRDADGAKENISAFASLGWLDRFLALWIFLAMAVGIILGNFVPSIAPALQKGKFVGVSVPIAVGLLVMMYPILCKVRYESLHKLLSQRAIWKQILFSIILNWVVAPFVMLALAWAFLPDKSGLRIGLILVGLGRCIAMVLIWNSLAGGDNEYCAILVAINSILQIVLFAPLAVFFIRVISGETGGNNISYPVVATSVAVFLGIPLAAAIITRFTLRMTVGPDWYERVFLRVAAPWSLLGLLYTILVLFASQGRQVVHQVVSVIRVAAPLIAYFVLIFFMTLFITHRLRYTYSLAVTQSFTASSNNFELAIAVAVATFGPDSDQALASTVGPLIEVPVLLGLVYAMRLIRRRWNWKD is encoded by the exons ATGACGGCTGAAGCAAGCGCTGACTCGTCGTCTTTCAAAGAGCAGGCCGATCTGGAGAGCCCATGCAAAAGGGACGCCGACGGCGCCAAAGAAAACATATCCGCATTCGCATCGCTGGGATGGCTGGATCGCTTCCTCGCCTTGTGGATATTCCTCGCCATGGCCGTTGGCATTATCCTCGGCAACTTTGTGCCCTCAATCGCGCCAGCGTTGCAGAAGGGCAAGTTTGTCGGCGTATCGGTGCCAATCG CCGTAGGCCTCTTGGTGATGATGTATCCGATACTGTGCAAGGTCCGATACGAGTCGCTGCACAAGCTCCTATCGCAGCGTGCCATATGGAAACAGATACTCTTTAGCATTATTTTGAACTGGGTCGTTGCCCCATTCGTCATG CTCGCCCTCGCCTGGGCTTTTCTGCCCGATAAAAGTGGCCTGCGCATCGGTCTGATCCTTGTCGGGTTAGGTAGATGCATTGCAATG GTTCTCATCTGGAACAGCCTAGCCGGCGGCGATAACGAATACTGCGCCATCCTCGTTGCCATAAACTCCATCCTTCAGATCGTCCTCTTTGCTCCTCTGgccgtcttcttcatccgGGTCATCAGCGGAGAAACTGGCGGCAACAACATCTCGTACCCAGTGGTTGCTACGAGCGTGGCAGTATTCCTCGGTATTCCCCTAGCGGCTGCCATCATCACGCGCTTCACTTTGCGTATGACTGTTGGGCCGGACTGGTACGAACGTGTGTTTCTCCGAGTCGCGGCGCCGTGGTCTTTGCTTGGCCTGCTGTACACTATTCTAGTCCTCTTTGCGTCGCAGGGACGACAGGTCGTCCACCAGGTGGTGTCTGTGATCCGAGTTGCGGCGCCGCTAATCGCCTACTTTGTCTTGATATTCTTCATGACACTATTCATCACACACCGTCTCCGCTACACGTACTCTCTTGCTGTGACGCAGAGTTTTACAGCTTCTAGCAACAATTTTGAGCTAGCGATTGCCGTCGCCGTCGCCACTTTTGGACCAGACAGCGATCAGGCCCTCGCATCGACTGTAGGTCCGCTTATCGAGGTTCCTGTCCTGCTTGGCCTAGTGTACGCTATGCGCTTGATAcggagaagatggaacTGGAAGGACTGA